One window of Medicago truncatula cultivar Jemalong A17 chromosome 2, MtrunA17r5.0-ANR, whole genome shotgun sequence genomic DNA carries:
- the LOC112419325 gene encoding glycine-rich cell wall structural protein-like: MGGCVAGATIVAGVEGGGVKGSATGGGAKGATINDGVQGSVEGSTMGGGVDGATIVGGVDGGVEVGVVEGATMGGGVAGATIVGGVEGGVEGGGVKGSTTGGCVEGDTIIGGVEGGVEGA, encoded by the coding sequence ATGGGTGGTTGTGTCGCAGGAGCAACCATAGTTGCTGGTGTGGAAGGTGGTGGTGTCAAAGGTTCAGCCACGGGTGGTGGTGCCAAAGGAGCTACCATAAATGATGGTGTGCAAGGAAGTGTTGAAGGATCAACCATGGGTGGTGGTGTCGATGGAGCAACTATAGTTGGTGGCGTGGATGGAGGTGTCGAAGTTGGTGTTGTGGAAGGAGCAACCATGGGTGGTGGCGTCGCAGGAGCAACCATAGTTGGTGGTGTGGAAGGAGGTGTCGAAGGTGGTGGTGTGAAAGGATCAACCACAGGTGGTTGTGTCGAAGGAGATACCATAATTGGTGGTGTGGAAGGGGGTGTTGAAGGAGCATGA